In Candidatus Manganitrophus noduliformans, the genomic stretch CTGCGCCGGATCATTTCGATGGCGTTGTTCTTCGCGATCTGAAGCTTCTCCTCTTCGAACACCGGGTTCATCAAGATATCGGCGAAGAGAGCGAGCCCTGCATCGAAATCTTTCTTCAAGACGTCGAGCCAGGCCCCCCCGGCGTCGGCGCCGATCCCCACCGAAAGATCGGCCGCCATCTGATCGATGATTTCATCGACCTCGTCTCCGCTGTGGCGCTTCGTTCCGCCGGTCCGCATGATCGCCCCCGTCAACCCGGCGAGACTGATCTTGTCGGCCGGCTCGTAGATGCTGCCGGTCTTGACGATGACCTCCATCCGGATGAGCGGAAGCTCGTGATCTTCAAGCAGATAGAGGATCATCCCGTTCGAGAGGACCTGTCGCTCCGGCTTCGGCGGCTGAAACGCCGGCGCGGGAAAGGTCATCGTCCGCGGATCGGGCAGCTCCGTTGCGGCGGGCGCCGGCGCGGCGGACGGAGAGGGAACGAGGGAGAGGCTCCAGAGAAAAACCAAAAACAGAACAGACAATCGATTCATTCTCCTTCTCATTGTCCCCCCTCCTTTAAAATCGGGAGGGCTTTCCCGCCCGGCTCCCCCGCGGGGAGCACTTGGACGAGCGTCGCCACCGTCCGGTTCTTCTTTGTAAAGTAGGTGCGGGCCACCCGCATGACATCTTCTCCGGTGACCTTCATGATTTTGTCCCGGTTCCGGAGGACATACCGCCAGTCGCCGGCGACCGCCTCGAAATAGGCGAGCTGGCTGGCGAGACCGCTGTTTGATCGGAGCGATCGGACTAGGTCGGCATTCAAATTCGTGATCACCTTCTCCAACTCCTTCTCTGTCGGCGGCTCATTCTTCAACCGCTCCAGCTCTTCGTAAATCGCCTCCTCCACCTCCGCGGCCGTATGGGGGGCGCGCGGGGTGGCGGAGAGGGTAAAAAGGTTTGCGTAGCGGGCGCCGGGGGTTCCGGAGCTCGAGCTGGCGCCGACCGCGATCTTTTTCTCCACGACCAGCTTCTTATAGAGCCGGGAGGTCCTTCCGAGAGAGAGGAGGGAGTCGATGACATCGAAGACCGGATCGTCGGGGTGCTCGAAATTCGGCTTATGATAGCCGATCACCACCTGCGGATTCGCCTCGTCCTCCACCTCGACGCGGCGCTCTCCCAGTTGCGGCGGCTCGACCGTGACGACCGGCGGCGGGGGGGGGCCGGACGGAATCGACCCGAAGGTTTTCTCAAGCAGGGGGATCACTTCCGCCACCTTGAAGTCGCCGACCATGGCGATGACGGTATTGCTTGGGGTGTAGTATGTCCGGAAAAAGCGCTCGGTCTCGGCGGCGGAGAGGGAGCCGACGTCCGACGGCCAGCCGATGGTCGGATAGCCGTAGGGATGGGCGAGAAAGGCGGTGGCGAGAAAGGTCTCATAGAGCTTTCCGCCGGGGTTCGTATCGACGCTTCGCCGCCGCTCTTCGAGAACGACATCCCGTTCTTTGTAGAATTCTCGCAGAACGGTATTCGCCATCCGATCGGCCTCGATGGCGACCCAGAGGGGAAGGCGGTTCGACGGAAGAGAGACGACATAGGAGGTCACATCCCGGCTGGTGGAGGCATTGAAGCCGACCGAGCCGTTCCGGTTGTACAGCTCCGCCAGCTCGTTCGTCACCACCCATTGCTTCGCTTCTTTCTCGAGCGCTTCGAATTTCTCCCGAAGACCCTTCAGCCGCTCCGAATCGGCCTCCGAACCCTTGGCTTCCTCCTGGACGATCTCCCAATTGAGCCCTTCCAATTCCTCAAGGACCTCCTTTTCTTTCTGATAGTCGGAGGTCCCCAATCGCTGCGTCCCCTTGAAAGCCATATGCTCGTAGAGGTGGGCCACCCCGGTGATTCCGCTGTGTTCATTCACCGAGCCGACTTTATATGTGATCCGAAAGGAGATGATCGGCGCCTGGTGGCGCTCCACCATCAAGACGGTGAGGCCGTTGGAGAGGGTATGCTCGACGACCCGATCGGCGAGACTTTGTGCCGAAGCGGCCGTCCCGGATAAAGAACAGACAAAGAGAATGACAAAAAGAAAAACCGGTTTTTTCACAAAAACTCCTTTGCCTTCGCGACTAGATGAAAAGGCGTTTGAGATCGCCGACCGTTTCGGCGAAAAAGTCCGGTTCGGCCGAGCGGACCAGGTCGGGATCGCAGATGCCGTAGCCGACCCCGCAGGATCTGATCCCCGCCGAGCGCGCCGCCTGGACGTCATTGACCGAATCCCCGATCATCACCGCCTCGGAGGGAGAGACCCTCAGATGTTCGATCGTCCGCAAGAGCATCTCCGGGTGGGGTTTTAAATTGACGATCGGCTCGCTGCCGAGGATCAAATCGAAGTGCGGGCGGGCCCCCAATCCTTCGATGATCCGGGTGGTGTACAGAAGCGGCTTGTTCGTGACGACCGCTTTTTTTTTCACTTTAAAGTGGATCAAGACCTCCTCCATTCCCGGATAAAGGTCGGTCTCGTCGAGAAGGTGTTTCAGGTAGTGCCCCTCGAAGATCTCCAGCGACTGCCGGAGCAAAATGGGATCGGCCTCCCCCAGCGAATCGAGGATGAGCCGCCGAACCCCGTTTCCGACATAGCCGTAGATTTCCTCCAAAGGCTTTTCAGGAAGACCGAGGTCGCGAAAGGTCAGGTTGACGGAAATGGCGAGATCTTTTTTGGAATCGATGAGGGTGCCATCGAGATCAAAAATCAGAAGCGAAACCGGATTCATCCTGCGCTTTCTTGGAGGAACATAAAAACCGCTCCCTCTCCTTTGACGGGCGCTTCACGATAAAAGCGCTGCATGCACAACCTAATTGGGGTACTATAAGAGAATCGGAGAAAGTTTTCAATCCCCTGTCGGGGCGAGCCGCCGACTCCCCCTCGATTTCCCGCGGCGGCCCGGGCCGCCCCTACGAGCTTCTTTTTCCTTTGAAAACAACGGAAGTCAACCTTGACAAGGCGGGGGAAAACCGCTAACCTGAAGGTTCGATTCAATTACTTTTCTCTTGTAAATCCGGGTGAATTTGGATTTTCCGGTCGAAAATAACGAGGGAGGAAAGCGCCGCTTTCGATGGCTGAAGTGGCTCCTTCTCTCTCTCTTCTCCCTTGTCCTCATCGCTGCATTCAGCGTCGGCGGGATCATCTGGTATTTTTCCAGGGACCTCCCCTCGCTCGAAATGCTGGGAAGTTATGAGCCGAGCCAGGCGACCCGGATCTATTCCGACGACAACCGGGTCGTCGGACAGTTCTATATCGAAAAGCGGGTCTTCGTTCCCCTCACCCGAATGCCGAAAGAGCTGATCCAGGCGATCTTAGCGGTGGAAGATTCCCGCTTCTATGAGCACGGCGGCTTCGACTACATCCGGATCATCAAGGCCTTCCTGACCAATCTGGAGAACATGCGGATTCGCCAGGGGGCGAGCACCATCACCCAACAGCTGACCCGTTCGCTTTTTCTCACCCCCGAGCGGACGATGAAGCGAAAGTTGAAAGAGATCCTCCTCGCCAGGAAAATGGAGATGATGCTGACGAAAGATGAGATCCTTGAGATCTATCTGAATCAGATCTACTTCGGGCATGGGGCCTACGGGGTCCAGGTGGCGGCGCGGACTTACTTCGGGAAAGACGTCAGTGAATTGCAGCTTGCGGAGGTCGCCTTCCTCTCCGGTCTTCCGAAGGCGCCGAACGACTACTCTCCCTATCGCCATCCCCAAAAGGCGAAGCAGCGCCAAGGGGTCGTCCTGCGGCGGATGGTGGATGAAAAATTCATTACCGAAGAGCAATACCGCAAGGCCTACGGGCAAGATCTTTTCTTTCAAAAAATGGCCCCCGATGAAGCGTTGGCCCTCCATTTCCTTGAGCATATCCGGCTATACCTCATCGCCAAATACGGCGACGACGCCGTTTACAAAGGGGGGCTCAACGTCTATACGACCCTCAACATCGACATGCAGCGCGCCGCCAACCAGGCGGTGAAGACCGGCCTCCGCGAGCTGGACAAGCGCCAGGGATACCGGGGGCCGCTCGGCAAATATGAAGAGCCGGCGGAAGCGGCCGAAATCGCCGTTTCTTCTTTGATCGTGGGGGATATTTTAGAGGGACATGTCACCCAGAT encodes the following:
- a CDS encoding pitrilysin family protein, whose protein sequence is MKKPVFLFVILFVCSLSGTAASAQSLADRVVEHTLSNGLTVLMVERHQAPIISFRITYKVGSVNEHSGITGVAHLYEHMAFKGTQRLGTSDYQKEKEVLEELEGLNWEIVQEEAKGSEADSERLKGLREKFEALEKEAKQWVVTNELAELYNRNGSVGFNASTSRDVTSYVVSLPSNRLPLWVAIEADRMANTVLREFYKERDVVLEERRRSVDTNPGGKLYETFLATAFLAHPYGYPTIGWPSDVGSLSAAETERFFRTYYTPSNTVIAMVGDFKVAEVIPLLEKTFGSIPSGPPPPPVVTVEPPQLGERRVEVEDEANPQVVIGYHKPNFEHPDDPVFDVIDSLLSLGRTSRLYKKLVVEKKIAVGASSSSGTPGARYANLFTLSATPRAPHTAAEVEEAIYEELERLKNEPPTEKELEKVITNLNADLVRSLRSNSGLASQLAYFEAVAGDWRYVLRNRDKIMKVTGEDVMRVARTYFTKKNRTVATLVQVLPAGEPGGKALPILKEGGQ
- a CDS encoding HAD family hydrolase, whose amino-acid sequence is MNPVSLLIFDLDGTLIDSKKDLAISVNLTFRDLGLPEKPLEEIYGYVGNGVRRLILDSLGEADPILLRQSLEIFEGHYLKHLLDETDLYPGMEEVLIHFKVKKKAVVTNKPLLYTTRIIEGLGARPHFDLILGSEPIVNLKPHPEMLLRTIEHLRVSPSEAVMIGDSVNDVQAARSAGIRSCGVGYGICDPDLVRSAEPDFFAETVGDLKRLFI